The following are from one region of the Shinella sp. PSBB067 genome:
- a CDS encoding invasion associated locus B family protein — MIFTSNLIKRTVLSAFAASVALAAAPSASLAQQAAPPKGWFKVCTKQEDNDVCIVQNLLTATSGQLITAIGLITVSGKTNRKIMQVSVPSARLIPVGVQMQIDGGKAQKLDYAICMPDKCVAEVPLTDQVLASLKKGGELVLTSVNFQRAPNPIKISLEGFTGVFDGEPIEQSQLEERQRLLQEEMQKKAEEARKKLEDAQKAAKSQ; from the coding sequence ATGATCTTCACATCGAATCTCATCAAGCGGACCGTGCTTTCCGCCTTTGCCGCCTCGGTCGCCCTGGCGGCGGCTCCGTCGGCATCGCTCGCTCAGCAGGCCGCTCCGCCGAAGGGCTGGTTCAAGGTCTGCACCAAGCAGGAAGACAACGACGTCTGCATCGTGCAGAACCTTCTGACCGCCACCAGCGGCCAGCTCATCACCGCCATCGGCCTCATCACCGTCAGCGGCAAGACCAACCGCAAGATCATGCAGGTCTCGGTGCCGAGCGCCCGCCTCATCCCGGTCGGCGTCCAGATGCAGATCGACGGCGGCAAGGCGCAGAAGCTCGACTACGCCATCTGCATGCCGGACAAGTGCGTCGCGGAAGTACCGCTCACCGACCAGGTCCTCGCTAGCCTGAAGAAGGGCGGCGAACTGGTACTGACCTCGGTCAACTTCCAGCGCGCGCCGAACCCGATCAAAATCTCGCTCGAAGGCTTCACCGGCGTGTTCGACGGCGAACCGATCGAGCAGTCGCAGCTCGAAGAGCGCCAGCGCCTGCTGCAGGAAGAAATGCAGAAGAAGGCCGAGGAAGCCCGCAAGAAGCTCGAAGATGCCCAGAAGGCTGCCAAGAGCCAGTAA
- a CDS encoding glutathione S-transferase family protein, translated as MPEMHPSVTVYGASYSVYVRIVRIALHEKGVPYNLVPVDVFSDEGVPPEHLARQPFGRIPAFEHDGFALYETSAITRYVDEAFSGPPLQPRALRDRARMNQIVAMLDNYAYLPMVWDVYVQRMEASGNEAIDEARIAAGVEKARLFLGALSNLLGAENWLSGPEPSLADFHAAPMFGLFKEAPEGAALIREFPSIQAWWERSKVRPSVLAASG; from the coding sequence ATGCCGGAAATGCATCCATCGGTCACGGTCTATGGCGCAAGCTACAGCGTCTACGTTCGGATCGTGCGCATCGCACTCCATGAAAAGGGAGTGCCTTACAATCTCGTGCCGGTGGACGTGTTTTCAGACGAGGGCGTGCCGCCCGAGCATCTTGCGCGGCAACCCTTTGGCCGCATTCCAGCCTTCGAGCACGACGGGTTCGCCCTCTACGAAACAAGCGCGATAACCCGCTACGTGGATGAGGCATTTTCCGGACCGCCGCTGCAACCGCGCGCTCTTCGTGATCGCGCGCGTATGAACCAGATCGTCGCGATGCTGGACAATTACGCCTATCTGCCGATGGTGTGGGATGTCTACGTGCAGCGGATGGAGGCATCCGGGAACGAGGCGATAGACGAAGCACGCATTGCCGCCGGCGTTGAAAAGGCCCGCCTCTTCCTGGGGGCGCTTTCGAACTTGCTGGGAGCCGAAAACTGGCTCTCCGGGCCGGAGCCATCATTGGCCGACTTTCATGCCGCTCCGATGTTCGGCCTGTTCAAGGAAGCGCCGGAGGGCGCCGCGCTCATTCGCGAATTCCCGTCCATTCAGGCATGGTGGGAGCGGAGCAAGGTCCGCCCCTCCGTTCTTGCGGCGAGCGGATAA
- a CDS encoding DsbA family oxidoreductase has product MEAITIDVVSDVVCPWCYLGKKRLDKAIDAVKDELVVTVTFRPYQLNPDMPPEGVDHKKHLAEKLGGTDAVDRAHQMLTGLGKEDGIAFDFPAVKISPNTLDAHRLLRWAMIEGPEIQGRVALALFKAYFEEGRNVGDRAVLLDIAETSGMDRAVVTALFSAGADVDSVKEEIGMARDMGVTGVPCFIIDNKYAVMGAQSVDVLTNAFREIAAMKAQERVGQN; this is encoded by the coding sequence ATGGAAGCCATTACGATCGATGTCGTCTCTGATGTCGTCTGCCCCTGGTGCTATCTGGGCAAGAAACGGCTCGACAAGGCGATCGACGCCGTGAAGGACGAGCTTGTCGTCACGGTGACGTTCCGGCCCTACCAGCTCAATCCCGACATGCCGCCGGAAGGCGTCGACCACAAGAAGCATCTCGCCGAAAAGCTCGGCGGCACTGACGCCGTCGACCGCGCCCATCAAATGCTGACGGGGCTGGGCAAGGAGGACGGCATCGCCTTCGATTTTCCCGCCGTCAAGATCAGCCCCAACACGCTCGACGCGCATCGCCTCCTGCGCTGGGCGATGATCGAAGGCCCCGAAATCCAGGGCCGCGTCGCGCTCGCCCTCTTCAAGGCCTATTTCGAGGAAGGCCGCAATGTCGGCGACCGTGCCGTGCTGCTCGACATCGCGGAAACCTCGGGCATGGACCGCGCCGTGGTGACCGCCCTCTTTTCCGCCGGTGCCGACGTCGATTCCGTCAAGGAGGAGATCGGCATGGCCCGCGACATGGGCGTGACGGGCGTGCCCTGCTTCATCATCGACAACAAATACGCCGTGATGGGCGCCCAGTCCGTCGATGTTCTCACCAACGCCTTCCGCGAGATCGCGGCGATGAAGGCGCAGGAGCGCGTCGGGCAGAATTGA
- the mfd gene encoding transcription-repair coupling factor, with the protein MIPGFSPERVAGAGRPMTIGAVPSGVEPLILADLARKTGPVAYVLSDGQRISDLEQMLGFVAPDIPVLTLPGWDCLPYDRVSPSAEVSARRLSALSALIAHRKKPHAAIVLVTVNAMLQKTASRMVIENLAFSARPGNQVRMDDIAARLERNGFERVATVREVGEFAVRGGILDVFVPGSLEPVRLDFFGDTLESIRAFDPASQRTTGQARALDLNPMSEVTLTPETISHFRKQYLSSFGAATRDDALYQAVSEGRRYPGMEHWLPLFYAELETAFDYLEGFRFVTDHTVREAAVERSRLVRDYYDARLASATPGKGQVAQATPYKPVPPGLLYLDAERFARELDERNAIRLSPFNEHEGEARHVETVEARPGMRWARPAGSEDADGARVNVFDQAVKHIADKRASGAKVLVTGWSEGSLDRLLQVLAEHGLGNVVPVEKFGDLRKLKPGEAGSAVLSLESGFEAGDIIVIGEQDILGDRMVRRSKRRKRGADFITEVAGLDEGSIVVHAEHGIGRFVGLRTIEAAGAPHACLELVYADDAKLFLPVENIDLLSRYGGEGTDALLDKLGGVAWQARKAKLKKRLLDMASGLIQIAAARLVRHAPVLAAPEGVYDEFAARFPYDETDDQANAIDAVREDLGAGRPMDRLVCGDVGFGKTEVALRAAFIAAMNGVQVAVVVPTTLLARQHFKTFCDRFRGLPIRVQQASRLVGSKELALTKKELSEGRTDIVVGTHALLGSSIKFANLGLLIIDEEQHFGVKHKERLKELKSDVHVLTLSATPIPRTLQLAMTGVRELSLITTPPVDRMAVRTFISPFDPLVIRETLMREHYRGGQSFYVCPRLSDLSEIHDFLRQDVPELKVAVAHGQMPATELEDIMNAFYEGRYDVLLSTTIVESGLDVPTANTMIIHRADMFGLAQLYQLRGRVGRSKVRAFALLTLPVNRTLTGTAERRLKVLQSLDTLGAGFQLASHDLDIRGAGNLLGEEQSGHIKEVGFELYQQMLEEAVAEIKGDEEVADSGWSPQISVGTPVMIPDDYVPDLHLRLGLYRRLGEITELGDIDAFGAELIDRFGPLPIEVQHLLKIVYIKSLCRVANVEKLDAGPKGVVVQFRNKEFPNPTALVGYIARQGALVKIRPDQSLFLARDYPTPEKRLTGAAQVMTQLAGLAKQGN; encoded by the coding sequence ATGATTCCCGGATTTTCCCCTGAACGCGTTGCCGGCGCCGGCCGGCCGATGACCATCGGCGCCGTGCCCTCCGGGGTCGAGCCGCTGATCCTCGCCGATCTCGCCCGCAAGACAGGCCCCGTCGCCTATGTGCTCTCGGACGGCCAGCGCATTTCCGATCTCGAACAGATGCTCGGCTTCGTCGCACCCGATATCCCCGTGCTGACGCTGCCCGGCTGGGACTGCCTTCCCTACGACCGCGTCTCGCCGAGCGCCGAAGTCTCCGCGCGCCGGCTTTCCGCGCTCTCGGCGCTGATCGCCCACCGTAAGAAGCCGCATGCGGCCATCGTGCTCGTCACGGTCAATGCCATGCTGCAGAAGACGGCGTCGCGGATGGTCATCGAGAACCTTGCCTTTTCCGCAAGGCCCGGCAACCAGGTCCGCATGGACGACATCGCCGCGCGGCTGGAGCGCAACGGCTTCGAGCGCGTCGCCACGGTGCGCGAGGTAGGGGAATTTGCCGTGCGCGGCGGCATTCTCGACGTCTTCGTGCCCGGCAGCCTGGAGCCGGTGCGCCTCGATTTCTTCGGCGACACGCTGGAATCGATCCGCGCGTTCGACCCCGCCAGCCAGCGCACGACCGGGCAGGCGCGCGCCCTCGACCTTAACCCGATGAGCGAGGTGACGCTGACGCCGGAGACGATCTCGCATTTCCGCAAGCAGTATCTCTCCTCCTTCGGCGCCGCGACGCGCGACGATGCGCTCTACCAGGCCGTTTCCGAAGGGCGGCGCTATCCCGGCATGGAGCACTGGCTGCCGCTGTTCTACGCCGAACTCGAAACCGCCTTCGACTATCTGGAAGGCTTCCGCTTCGTCACCGACCATACGGTGCGCGAGGCGGCGGTCGAGCGCTCGCGCCTCGTGCGCGACTATTACGACGCGCGCCTTGCCTCCGCCACGCCCGGCAAGGGTCAGGTGGCGCAGGCGACGCCCTACAAGCCGGTGCCGCCGGGCCTTCTCTATCTCGACGCCGAGCGCTTCGCCCGCGAACTCGACGAGCGAAACGCCATCCGTCTCTCCCCCTTCAACGAGCACGAGGGCGAGGCCCGCCATGTCGAGACCGTCGAGGCGCGGCCCGGCATGCGCTGGGCGCGGCCGGCCGGCAGCGAGGATGCGGACGGCGCACGCGTCAACGTCTTCGACCAGGCCGTGAAGCATATCGCGGACAAGCGGGCGTCCGGCGCCAAGGTGCTGGTGACGGGCTGGTCGGAAGGTTCGCTGGATCGCCTCCTGCAGGTGCTTGCCGAACACGGGCTCGGCAATGTCGTGCCCGTCGAGAAATTCGGCGATCTGCGCAAGCTGAAGCCGGGCGAGGCGGGATCTGCCGTCCTCAGCCTCGAAAGCGGCTTCGAGGCGGGCGACATTATCGTCATCGGCGAGCAGGACATCCTCGGCGACCGCATGGTGCGGCGCTCGAAACGGCGCAAGCGCGGCGCGGATTTCATCACCGAGGTCGCCGGCCTCGACGAAGGCTCCATTGTCGTCCATGCCGAGCACGGTATCGGCCGCTTCGTCGGGCTGCGCACCATCGAGGCAGCCGGCGCGCCGCATGCCTGCCTCGAACTCGTCTATGCGGACGACGCCAAGCTCTTCCTGCCCGTCGAGAACATCGACCTCCTCTCGCGCTATGGGGGCGAAGGCACGGATGCGCTGCTCGACAAGCTCGGCGGCGTCGCCTGGCAGGCGCGCAAGGCCAAGCTCAAGAAGCGCCTGCTCGACATGGCGAGCGGCCTCATCCAGATCGCCGCCGCGCGCCTTGTGCGCCATGCTCCCGTGCTGGCGGCGCCGGAAGGCGTCTATGACGAATTCGCCGCCCGCTTCCCGTATGACGAGACGGACGACCAGGCGAACGCCATCGACGCCGTGCGCGAGGATCTCGGCGCCGGCCGGCCGATGGACCGCCTCGTCTGCGGCGACGTCGGTTTCGGCAAGACGGAAGTGGCGCTGCGCGCCGCCTTCATCGCGGCGATGAACGGCGTGCAGGTTGCCGTCGTCGTGCCGACGACGCTGCTCGCGCGCCAGCATTTCAAGACCTTCTGCGACCGTTTCCGGGGCCTGCCGATCCGTGTGCAGCAGGCCTCCCGCCTCGTCGGCTCGAAGGAACTGGCGCTGACGAAGAAGGAGCTTTCCGAGGGCAGGACGGATATCGTCGTCGGTACCCATGCGCTGCTCGGTAGCTCCATAAAATTCGCCAATCTCGGCCTCCTCATCATCGACGAGGAGCAGCATTTCGGCGTGAAGCACAAGGAGCGGCTGAAGGAGCTGAAGAGCGACGTGCACGTCCTCACGCTCTCGGCGACGCCCATCCCGCGCACCTTGCAGCTCGCCATGACGGGCGTGCGCGAGCTCTCGCTGATCACCACGCCGCCGGTCGACCGCATGGCGGTGCGTACCTTCATCTCGCCCTTCGATCCGCTCGTCATCCGCGAGACGCTGATGCGCGAGCACTATCGCGGCGGCCAGAGCTTCTACGTCTGCCCCCGCCTCAGCGACCTCTCGGAAATCCACGATTTCTTGCGGCAGGACGTGCCGGAGCTGAAGGTCGCCGTCGCGCACGGCCAGATGCCGGCCACCGAACTCGAAGACATCATGAACGCCTTCTACGAAGGCCGCTACGATGTGCTGCTCTCGACGACCATCGTCGAATCCGGCCTCGACGTGCCGACGGCGAACACGATGATCATCCACCGCGCCGACATGTTCGGCCTCGCCCAGCTCTACCAGCTTCGCGGCCGCGTCGGCCGATCCAAGGTCCGCGCCTTCGCGCTGCTGACCCTGCCGGTCAACCGCACGCTGACGGGCACGGCGGAACGCCGCCTCAAGGTGCTGCAATCGCTCGACACGCTCGGCGCCGGCTTCCAGCTCGCCAGCCACGACCTCGACATCCGCGGCGCGGGCAACCTTCTCGGCGAGGAACAGTCCGGCCATATCAAGGAGGTTGGCTTCGAGCTTTACCAGCAGATGCTGGAAGAGGCCGTCGCCGAGATCAAGGGCGACGAGGAGGTCGCCGACAGCGGCTGGTCGCCGCAGATTTCCGTCGGCACGCCGGTCATGATCCCCGATGATTACGTGCCGGACCTGCACCTGCGCCTCGGCCTCTACCGCCGCCTCGGCGAGATCACCGAGCTTGGCGACATCGACGCCTTCGGCGCGGAACTGATCGACCGGTTCGGCCCGTTGCCTATCGAGGTGCAGCATCTCCTGAAGATCGTCTACATCAAGTCGCTCTGCCGCGTGGCCAATGTCGAGAAGCTCGATGCCGGCCCGAAGGGCGTCGTCGTGCAGTTCCGCAACAAGGAATTCCCGAACCCGACGGCACTGGTCGGCTACATCGCCAGGCAGGGCGCGCTGGTCAAGATCAGGCCGGACCAGAGCCTGTTCCTCGCCCGCGACTACCCCACGCCGGAAAAGCGCCTGACGGGCGCGGCGCAGGTGATGACGCAGCTTGCGGGGCTGGCGAAGCAGGGCAACTGA
- the glnA gene encoding type I glutamate--ammonia ligase, with translation MTTANDILKQIKENDVKFVDLRFTDPRGKMHHVTMDVGCVDEDMFADGVMFDGSSIGGWKAINESDMVLMPDPATVHMDPFFAQSTMVVMCDILDPVSGESYNRDPRGTAKKAEAYLKASGIGDTVYAGPEPEFFVFDDVKYKADPYNTGFKLDSSELPSNDDTDYETGNLGHRPRVKGGYFPVPPVDSCQDMRSEMLTVLTEMGVTVEKQHHEVAAAQHELGVKFDTLVRSADKVQIYKYVVHQVANAYGKTATFMPKPIFGDNGSGMHVHLSIWKDTKPTFAGDEYAGLSETCLYFIGGIIKHAKAINAFTNPTTNSYKRLVPGYEAPVLLAYSARNRSASCRIPFGTGPKSKRVEIRFPDPLGNPYLGFASMLMAGLDGIKNKIHPGKAMDKDLYDLPPKELKKIPTVCGSLREALESLDKDRKFLTAGGVFDDDQIDSYIELKMAEVMRFEMTPHPVEFDMYYSA, from the coding sequence ATGACGACTGCCAATGACATCCTCAAGCAAATCAAGGAAAACGACGTAAAGTTCGTCGACCTGCGCTTCACCGACCCGCGTGGCAAGATGCATCACGTCACGATGGACGTCGGCTGCGTCGATGAAGACATGTTCGCCGATGGCGTCATGTTCGACGGTTCCTCGATCGGCGGCTGGAAGGCGATCAACGAATCCGACATGGTGCTGATGCCCGACCCGGCGACGGTTCACATGGACCCGTTCTTCGCCCAGTCCACCATGGTCGTGATGTGCGACATCCTCGACCCGGTCTCCGGCGAATCCTACAACCGCGACCCGCGCGGCACCGCCAAGAAGGCTGAAGCCTACCTCAAGGCCTCGGGCATCGGCGACACCGTCTATGCAGGCCCCGAGCCGGAATTCTTCGTCTTCGACGATGTCAAGTACAAGGCCGACCCGTACAACACCGGCTTCAAGCTCGATTCTTCCGAACTGCCGTCCAACGACGACACCGACTACGAGACCGGCAACCTCGGCCACCGTCCGCGCGTCAAGGGCGGCTACTTCCCGGTTCCCCCGGTCGACAGCTGCCAGGACATGCGCTCGGAGATGCTGACCGTCCTCACCGAGATGGGCGTCACCGTCGAGAAGCAGCACCATGAAGTGGCGGCCGCCCAGCACGAGCTCGGCGTCAAGTTCGACACCCTCGTGCGCAGCGCCGACAAGGTGCAGATCTACAAGTACGTCGTGCACCAGGTCGCCAACGCCTACGGCAAGACGGCGACCTTCATGCCGAAGCCGATCTTCGGCGACAACGGCTCGGGCATGCACGTCCACCTGTCGATCTGGAAGGACACCAAGCCGACCTTCGCGGGCGACGAATATGCCGGCCTGTCTGAGACCTGCCTCTACTTCATCGGCGGCATCATCAAGCATGCCAAGGCGATCAACGCCTTCACCAACCCGACGACGAACTCCTACAAGCGTCTCGTCCCGGGTTATGAAGCGCCGGTCCTGCTCGCCTATTCGGCCCGCAACCGTTCGGCCTCGTGCCGCATTCCATTCGGCACCGGTCCGAAGTCCAAGCGCGTCGAGATCCGCTTCCCCGACCCGCTCGGCAACCCCTATCTCGGCTTCGCCTCCATGCTGATGGCCGGCCTCGACGGCATCAAGAACAAGATCCATCCCGGCAAGGCCATGGACAAGGACCTTTACGACCTGCCGCCGAAGGAACTGAAGAAGATCCCGACCGTCTGCGGCTCGCTGCGCGAGGCCCTCGAAAGCCTCGACAAGGACCGCAAGTTCCTGACCGCCGGCGGCGTCTTCGACGACGACCAGATCGATTCCTACATCGAGCTGAAGATGGCGGAAGTCATGCGCTTCGAAATGACCCCGCATCCGGTCGAGTTCGACATGTACTACTCCGCCTGA
- the hspQ gene encoding heat shock protein HspQ, with translation MKMRDAKFAIGDVVRHRVFPFRGVVFDVDPEFANTEEWWNSIPAEIRPSRDQPFYHLFAENEDTEYVAYVSEQNLVADDSGQPIRHPQVRALMDVDQGHYRWKEQSGIFH, from the coding sequence ATGAAGATGCGTGACGCAAAATTTGCCATCGGCGACGTGGTCCGCCACCGGGTTTTCCCCTTCCGTGGCGTGGTCTTCGACGTCGATCCTGAATTCGCCAACACCGAAGAGTGGTGGAATTCCATTCCGGCCGAGATCCGGCCGTCGCGGGATCAGCCCTTCTACCATCTCTTCGCGGAGAACGAGGACACGGAATATGTCGCTTATGTCTCCGAGCAGAACCTCGTTGCGGACGACAGCGGTCAGCCGATCCGTCACCCGCAGGTCCGCGCCCTGATGGACGTGGACCAGGGGCACTATCGCTGGAAGGAGCAGAGCGGCATCTTCCACTGA
- a CDS encoding extracellular solute-binding protein produces the protein MALAASMLALAPLSGLAAPVHAIAMHGEPALPPGYAHFDYVNPDVKKGGRIAYGVVGTFDNLNPFILKSMRTTARGMWDPEFGNLVYESLMQRSRDEAFTMYGLIAETAEWDDDRSFIQFNLNPKARWADGEPITPEDVIFSFELLRDKGRTPFSLRLDGVEKVEKVGERSVRFTFNDKADRETPLLIAGYSPILPKHAIDVETFDRTSLALPLGSGPYKVKEVKPGEKIVYARDPNYWARDLPSKVGFDNYDEISVEYFLQDNSLFEAFKKGEIDLYQEGNPTKWTRGYDFPAALSGAVVKDAITPKTPSGMFGFVFNTRRPLFQNRDLRKALTLVFDFDWVNRSLFENAYKRTQSYWQNSELSSMGVAADAREREIAGPALSRIDADILDGTHLLPTTDASGRDRKVLREAMDFFRKAGYAIKGGQMVDDAGKPLAFEIMTQNADQEKLALAYQRFLTALGVKAAIRTVDDSQYQSRTQTFDYDVIVKAFPSSLSPGRDQISYWSSAMRDRPGSSNFAGIADPDVDRILEAILTARTAEDFRSAVRLHDRMLLSGYYVVPLYHLGEQWVAHSKHIARPQAVPLYGFQFPTWWDERAQ, from the coding sequence ATGGCCCTAGCCGCCTCGATGCTCGCTCTCGCCCCCCTCTCCGGCCTTGCCGCCCCGGTGCACGCCATCGCGATGCATGGCGAACCCGCGCTTCCGCCGGGCTATGCGCATTTCGATTACGTCAACCCGGACGTGAAGAAGGGCGGGCGCATCGCCTACGGCGTCGTCGGCACCTTCGACAACCTCAATCCTTTCATCCTCAAGAGCATGCGCACTACGGCGCGCGGCATGTGGGACCCGGAATTCGGCAACCTCGTCTACGAATCACTGATGCAGCGCTCGCGCGACGAAGCCTTCACCATGTACGGCCTCATCGCCGAAACGGCGGAATGGGACGACGACCGCTCGTTCATCCAGTTCAACCTCAACCCGAAGGCGCGCTGGGCCGACGGCGAGCCGATCACGCCGGAAGACGTCATCTTCAGCTTCGAGCTGCTGCGCGACAAGGGCCGCACGCCCTTCAGCCTCCGGCTCGACGGGGTCGAGAAAGTCGAGAAGGTCGGCGAACGCAGCGTGCGCTTCACCTTCAACGACAAGGCCGACCGCGAAACGCCGCTTCTGATCGCCGGCTACTCGCCGATCCTGCCCAAGCACGCCATCGACGTCGAGACGTTCGACCGCACCTCGCTCGCCCTCCCGCTCGGCTCCGGTCCCTACAAGGTGAAGGAAGTCAAGCCGGGCGAGAAGATCGTCTATGCCCGCGACCCGAACTATTGGGCCAGGGATCTTCCCTCGAAAGTCGGCTTCGACAATTACGACGAGATCTCCGTCGAGTATTTCCTGCAGGACAATTCGCTTTTCGAGGCGTTCAAGAAGGGGGAGATCGACCTCTACCAGGAGGGCAATCCGACGAAGTGGACGCGCGGCTACGATTTCCCGGCCGCCCTCTCCGGCGCGGTCGTCAAGGACGCCATCACGCCGAAGACGCCCTCGGGCATGTTCGGCTTCGTCTTCAACACCCGCCGCCCGCTCTTCCAGAACCGCGACCTGCGCAAGGCGCTGACGCTGGTTTTCGATTTCGACTGGGTGAACCGCAGCCTTTTCGAGAATGCCTACAAGCGCACGCAGAGCTACTGGCAGAATTCCGAGCTGAGCTCGATGGGCGTGGCGGCCGATGCACGCGAGCGCGAGATCGCCGGCCCTGCGCTGTCGCGCATCGACGCGGACATCCTCGACGGCACGCATCTGCTGCCGACGACCGACGCGTCGGGCCGCGACCGCAAGGTGCTGCGCGAGGCGATGGATTTCTTCCGGAAGGCCGGCTACGCCATCAAGGGCGGGCAGATGGTCGATGACGCGGGCAAGCCGCTGGCCTTCGAGATCATGACGCAGAACGCGGACCAGGAGAAACTGGCCCTCGCCTACCAGCGTTTCCTCACCGCGCTCGGCGTGAAGGCGGCGATCCGCACGGTGGACGATTCGCAGTACCAGAGCCGGACGCAGACCTTCGACTATGACGTCATCGTCAAGGCGTTCCCCTCCTCGCTCTCGCCGGGCCGGGACCAGATCAGCTACTGGAGCTCGGCCATGCGCGACCGGCCCGGCAGCTCCAACTTCGCCGGCATCGCCGATCCCGACGTCGACCGCATCCTCGAGGCCATCCTGACCGCGCGCACGGCGGAGGATTTCCGCTCGGCCGTGCGCCTGCACGACAGGATGCTCCTTTCGGGCTATTATGTCGTGCCGCTCTACCATCTCGGCGAACAGTGGGTCGCGCATTCCAAGCATATCGCCCGGCCGCAGGCGGTTCCGCTCTACGGTTTCCAGTTCCCGACATGGTGGGACGAGCGGGCGCAGTAA
- a CDS encoding succinate dehydrogenase assembly factor 2 — translation MTGTTRSSAEIDPRRKRILFRCWHRGIREMDLVLGAFADAEIATLGEAELDELERIMAEEDNDLIKWVTGEKPVPDAFRDGLFPRIAAYRPDFSPLFKDISA, via the coding sequence ATGACCGGAACGACACGCTCGAGCGCCGAGATCGACCCGCGCCGCAAGCGCATCCTCTTCCGTTGTTGGCACAGGGGCATCCGCGAGATGGACCTGGTGCTCGGCGCCTTCGCCGATGCGGAGATCGCGACGCTCGGCGAGGCCGAGCTCGATGAGCTGGAGCGCATCATGGCCGAGGAGGATAACGACCTCATAAAGTGGGTGACCGGCGAGAAGCCGGTGCCGGACGCGTTCCGCGACGGCCTCTTCCCGCGCATCGCCGCCTACCGCCCCGATTTCTCGCCGCTCTTCAAAGACATCAGCGCATGA
- a CDS encoding TAXI family TRAP transporter solute-binding subunit: protein MKRSVLAAVLGLAFSAGGAPAQEFERNIMTGGPQGTYIKIGRDIAALGAECGLKLNVVESAGSLENFVGVRNRRNTQFGIVQSDVLEYLKTFEANDPEVQKAVKGVRIMFPLYNEEIHVLARRDIASVKDLAGRKVAVGKKDSGTFLTATLIMDILQVKAGERMDINPDEALPKLLSGEIDAFFYVAGAPAALFTGEAIDKAKFHLLPITEAPLLATYTPSRIEAGTYSFQDEPVDLIAVKAVMMTYDYDVKRNAYHRDSCKTVADFSSLIIGGLDKLKTTGHPKWKTVDLTALPPGWQVGVCVKAGMALDYKPSCKPAAGNAAGGADDSNEEYLNLLKQRLQQ from the coding sequence ATGAAGCGATCTGTTCTGGCGGCCGTGCTCGGCCTTGCGTTTTCGGCGGGCGGAGCCCCGGCGCAGGAATTCGAGCGCAATATCATGACCGGCGGCCCGCAGGGCACCTACATCAAGATCGGCCGGGACATCGCCGCGCTCGGCGCCGAATGCGGGCTTAAGCTCAATGTCGTCGAAAGCGCCGGCTCGCTCGAAAACTTCGTCGGCGTGCGCAACCGGCGCAACACGCAGTTCGGCATCGTGCAGAGCGACGTGCTCGAATACCTCAAGACCTTCGAGGCGAACGATCCCGAGGTGCAGAAGGCGGTGAAGGGCGTGCGCATCATGTTCCCGCTCTACAACGAGGAAATCCATGTGCTGGCCCGCAGGGACATCGCAAGCGTGAAGGACCTCGCGGGCAGAAAGGTCGCCGTCGGCAAGAAGGACAGCGGCACCTTCCTCACCGCCACGCTGATCATGGACATCCTCCAGGTCAAGGCCGGCGAACGCATGGACATCAACCCGGACGAGGCGCTGCCGAAGCTGCTCTCCGGCGAGATCGACGCCTTCTTCTATGTCGCGGGCGCCCCCGCCGCCCTCTTCACCGGCGAGGCGATCGACAAGGCGAAATTCCATCTCCTGCCGATCACCGAGGCGCCGCTGCTGGCGACCTATACGCCCTCGCGCATCGAGGCGGGCACCTATTCGTTCCAGGACGAGCCGGTCGATCTCATCGCCGTGAAGGCCGTGATGATGACCTACGACTACGACGTCAAGCGCAACGCCTATCATCGCGATAGCTGCAAGACGGTCGCGGACTTCTCGAGCCTCATCATCGGCGGTCTCGACAAGCTGAAGACGACCGGGCACCCGAAATGGAAGACGGTGGACCTGACCGCGCTGCCGCCCGGCTGGCAGGTCGGCGTCTGCGTGAAGGCCGGCATGGCGCTGGACTACAAGCCCTCCTGCAAGCCGGCCGCGGGAAATGCCGCAGGCGGGGCGGACGATTCGAACGAGGAGTATCTGAACCTTCTCAAGCAGCGGCTCCAGCAGTAA